Proteins co-encoded in one Neoarius graeffei isolate fNeoGra1 chromosome 11, fNeoGra1.pri, whole genome shotgun sequence genomic window:
- the akap12a gene encoding A-kinase anchor protein 12 encodes MGATLSTQRDSKCEEDEEQHSGQEEVQETSPEDKKNGQISSQNGKPENQTDEMNSQSEERDFADVGSGFVTLKEDASDTTDSIQEDVSQTSTDSMSKQTNNTDDLKAKQENEANNKLNDTEIGFKKTFRFGGFKFTLKKDKVEKIDEPVKIEQDKNAVCPSEDSLDTIKVNPVSTNKHDAEEIKNERIGGDTSAESSEKHNKMAVGKISELTEQREKATPVKGLMEDVPQSPEPEETMSPVKRFFSQGLLAILRKKRKEEETPKEKEKELKSLDKVVEKETTKEDTTCTCLDVSNGTFDKDIQLYKKDEHRSAAEGDIMNFLEQDKVQASPFKRLFRKLSTRRQSETKPDDTNLPEPGENISENPQLSTELIKSQKEQESKVVETQPADEMMELSHEESKKKSDSTVSWENLICVRSAKTRARKTSDSEHETQNKGEVPRKTTESSLESSTEGDHLTSSNEQSGSPAEEDSGSTWKSFKKLVTLKRISRTEETGSVEQMQSDTEIAKDESSCSLRKLISGRKKTKPEWQQENVSSDDSKATGTDIEDDETPEVVPLSECERAEPEILNMMTDGTIESTKEKEMQPIIEEDKPKQIQPLYNVEPICFDTGPSGVLVPTECMEELTEFLSKHQQLSDIPEEGIIEESLATPLSFVEWTTQDDTLADDTVDKTADAVTAPEHASEHNEDETTEMVSAVSQLSESPKTSGNVTPISPVYDMRESDTIFQDVVESICMVPSVLAFTTKDKVPDARALSVSQFIVESTTTTETKVLVAHKKEEATSICIGIVSQEIRAPDIVLPVPLIEGISEITHSVPTEFVCENLAEESKAVGIAIDNVYEAEIEEIKTMLHEVLLLDEQSTVLAETARKSKQQSIMVENIQEEVSPLLQKEDVEDDSTEVLNGIHEFIPVHAAVHSGTQLLEEQIITANMNRPETEGPLQPALEESVYVHLTQNTKKPVEVERECRIPDVESSAADVEQLTVIAEAGPVAHEVVESLPENSLNGVCSTQTEVFQVTEIANSVMHSVVASESDPAVNQASEILEDMAGVLVSDVKSLETLAPISSVIPMSGSIQIERDLENEVQVKNDPSPHFADSHTVQVKMNNTELETAKKNAETVLALSGEEEKAKQKIEPASAEATEEIIDENIVYNIEPGSREEESAKTEAIKRPCVDDESDNHLADEQEHNETAKPEVNLEITTEQETVETVKPLHEVKLRLDLDEPQTEILLSKPEESQAVESSHESYEENNQGTGTAETTETISSVRYEEKIGVECKISDQSAETGLCFKGVAGVPVSTVEYATEILPTDKGESQEGVLIAETEVSEHVMEIIKASTNQVSVEGQRVVTSELVAESPTETENKTEPEVLTQVINELKVEPLEVSESKADIIVVPEIQAETPVVASLVTELEVEIPVVTSAEKFVNTEALALTSVINTFQSDLKPVNEPEISTGTTLRETPTEVSGIQTATELSLVQTAAISPILEQVSEKEDANVNRPVILEVTEPKLEMLMVTEAISHTSAVPAQEVQSIKASALETETLVRTCVEKKVEAQGSVVTSRKEDTDMGSLVLTTTVNEGQIKTVIPVVEMLTATDIPAIQKPTDGQLVQEPEVSMVAQEIKETKLEAPDAPDVSALKIHVAKETRVEALGVAEQIIEEAVRTSVKEDMRSSIFTLIAEDPAVPSCIKLPTSSMTPVVQTPAVVPAKDQRPTVVPVVETLAVHSAVKEVEEQTGVECKISDQPVETGLRFKGVAEVPANTMEYVSEILPTDKAESQEGLLISETEVSEHVMEIIKASTNQVSVEGQSVVTSELVAESPTETENKTEPEVLTQVINELKVEPLEVSESKADIIVVPEIQAETPVVASLVTELEAETPVVTSAEKFVNTETLALTSVINKLQSDLKPVNEPEISTGTTLRETPTEVSGIQTATELSLVQTAAISPILEQVSEKEDANVNRPVILEVTEPKLEMLMVTEAISHTSAVPAQEVQSIKVSALETETLVRTCVEKKVEAQGSVVHEMSVESEVSMVAQEIKETKLETPDVADTNALKIPVAKETRVEAPGVTKQIIKEAVLTSVKEDTGSSVFTLIAEDPAVPSSIKVPTASMAPVVQTPTVVPTKDQRPTAVHVGETLAVHSAVKEVEMPFTGLEVEEQHSDAQVAVNIEVKQPSMTETEVKVTEIIEQVTASAEKPVNPEEDSKSTEERSGTLKEVSIPIVKIIKSIPGANDVREDAVDNISDDQCSRTKASGGLQDTTICHGNK; translated from the exons ATGGGAGCGACATTATCAACACAGCGGGACAGCAAATGTGAGGAAGATGAGGAGCAGCATTCAGGACAGGAGGAGGTACAAGAGACCAGCCCTGAAGACAAG AAAAATGGGCAAATCTCAAGCCAGAATGGAAAACCAGAAAACCAGACTGATGAGATGAATAGTCAGTCTGAGGAGAGGGACTTTGCAGATG TGGGCTCTGGATTTGTGACACTGAAAGAAGATGCTTCTGATACAACCGACAGTATTCAAGAAGATGTCTCTCAAACGAGCACTGACAGCATGAGCAAGCAAACAAATAATACAGATGATCTAAAAGCAAAACAGGAAAATGAGGCCAACAACAAGCTAAATGACACTGAAATTGGCTTCAAAAAAACCTTCAGATTTGGTGGATTTAAATTCACTCTGAAAAAAGACAAGGTTGAGAAGATTGATGAGCCAGTCAAAATTGAGCAGGACAAAAATGCTGTATGCCCGTCAGAGGACTCTTTGGACACTATAAAAGTGAATCCTGTCAGCACAAATAAGCATGATGCAGAAGAGATAAAGAATGAACGAATAGGAGGTGATACAAGTGCTGAGTCTTCTGAGAAACACAATAAAATGGCAGTGGGTAAAATTTCAGAGCTTACTGAACAGAGGGAAAAAGCTACTCCTGTTAAAGGACTGATGGAGGATGTTCCCCAAAGTCCTGAGCCTGAGGAAACTATGTCCCCAGTTAAGCGATTTTTCTCGCAAGGACTTTTGGCTATTTtgagaaaaaagagaaaagaggagGAGACACCAAAGGAGAAGGAGAAAGAACTCAAAAGCTTGGACAAAGTTGTTGAAAAAGAAACTACAAAAGAAGATACTACATGTACATGCCTTGATGTCTCTAATGGTACATTTGACAAAGATATACAGCTGTATAAGAAAGATGAGCACAGATCTGCAGCAGAAGGAGACATAATGAATTTcctagaacaagataaagtgcaAGCAAGTCCATTCAAGAGGCTTTTTAGGAAACTTTCCACAAGAAGACAGAGCGAAACAAAACCTGATGACACAAATTTACCTGAGCCTGGAGAAAATATCAGTGAAAATCCTCAATTATCCACAGAATTAATTAAGTCCCAGAAGGAGCAAGAATCAAAAGTAGTCGAAACACAGCCTGCTGATGAGATGATGGAGCTGAGCCATGAAGagtcaaaaaaaaagtcagattcaACCGTTTCTTGGGAAAACCTGATATGTGTCAGGTCTGCCAAAACAAGGGCaaggaaaacatctgactctgagcatgaaacacaaaataaaggaGAGGTGCCTAGAAAAACAACTGAATCATCACTTGAAAGTTCTACTGAAGGTGACCATCTTACATCGTCCAATGAACAAAGTGGAAGTCCTGCAGAAGAAGACAGTGGATCCACATGGAAGTCTTTTAAAAAGCTGGTAACTCTCAAGAGGATAAGTAGAACAGAAGAAACTGGTTCAGTTGAGCAGATGCAGTCAGACACAGAGATTGCTAAAGATGAATCTTCATGTTCCTTACGAAAACTTATCTCAGGGCGTAAAAAAACTAAGCCCGAATGGCAGCAAGAAAATGTATCATCTGATGATAGTAAAGCCACAGGAACAGACATTGAGGATGATGAAACACCAGAGGTTGTACCACTGTCTGAATGTGAAAGAGCTGAACCTGAAATCTTGAACATGATGACTGATGGAACAATTGAAAGTACAAAAGAGAAAGAGATGCAGCCCATAATCGAAGAGGACAAACCTAAACAAATCCAGCCTTTATATAATGTCGAACCTATATGCTTTGATACTGGGCCATCAGGTGTACTCGTTCCTACAGAGTGTATGGAGGAATTGACAGAATTCTTAAGCAAACATCAGCAACTCAGTGACATTCCAGAGGAAGGAATTATTGAGGAAAGTCTTGCAACTCCACTATCCTTTGTTGAGTGGACAACTCAAGATGACACCTTAGCTGACGATACAGTAGATAAGACAGCTGATGCAGTCACTGCTCCCGAACATGCATCTGAACACAATGAGGATGAAACTACTGAAATGGTGTCAGCAGTTTCCCAGCTATCAGAGTCCCCCAAAACATCAGGAAATGTAACACCAATATCACCTGTATATGATATGAGAGAATCTGACACAATCTTTCAGGATGTTGTGGAATCCATCTGCATGGTTCCAAGTGTTCTAGCCTTCACTACAAAAGACAAAGTCCCTGATGCTCGGGCATTGTCGGTCTCTCAATTTATTGTAGAGTCAACTACAACAACCGAAACAAAAGTATTAGTAGCCCATAAAAAAGAGGAAGCTACATCCATATGCATAGGCATTGTTTCTcaggaaatcagagcacctgaTATTGTTCTTCCTGTGCCTTTAATTGAAGGAATATCAGAAATCACTCATTCCGTACCAACAGAATTTGTCTGTGAGAATTTGGCAGAAGAATCTAAAGCAGTAGGAATAGCAATTGACAATGTCTATGAAGCTGAAATCGAAGAAATAAAAACCATGCTACATGAAGTGCTTTTACTTGATGAGCAAAGCACAGTTCTTGCTGAAACTGCGAGAAAATCAAAGCAACAAAGTATAATGGTCGAAAACATTCAGGAAGAAGTTTCTCCTTTGTTACAGAAGGAAGATGTGGAAGATGATTCAACAGAAGTATTAAATGGTATTCATGAATTCATACCAGTTCATGCTGCAGTGCACAGTGGAACTCAGCTTCTTGAGGAGCAGATTATTACAGCGAATATGAATAGGCCTGAAACTGAGGGCCCACTACAACCAGCTTTAGAAGAATCTGTGTATGTACATCTGACACAGAACACTAAAAAACCTGTTGAAGTTGAAAGAGAGTGCAGAATTCCAGATGTTGAATCATCAGCTGCTGATGTTGAGCAACTCACTGTAATTGCAGAAGCTGGCCCTGTAGCTCACGAGGTTGTAGAATCATTACCTGAAAACTCTTTAAATGGAGTTTGTTCAACTCAGACAGAGGTTTTTCAAGTCACTGAAATAGCTAATTCTGTAATGCACAGTGTTGTAGCCTCAGAGTCAGACCCTGCTGTGAATCAAGCCTCAGAAATATTAGAGGATATGGCTGGAGTTCTTGTATCAGATGTGAAATCTTTAGAGACTCTAGCACCAATTAGCAGTGTTATCCCCATGTCAGGTTCTATCCAGATAGAAAGGGATTTGGAGAATGAAGTTCAAGTGAAAAATGACCCTTCACCGCATTTTGCGGATAGTCATACAGTCCAAGTTAAGATGAATAATACTGAGTTAGAAACAGCAAAGAAAAATGCTGAGACAGTACTTGCACTGTctggagaagaagaaaaagcaaaacaaaagataGAACCTGCATCTGCAGAGGCAACTGAGGAAATCATTGATGAAAATATTGTTTACAACATTGAACCAGGGTCTAGAGAAGAAGAATCAGCAAAAACAGAGGCTATTAAAAGACCATGTGTGGATGATGAATCTGATAATCATTTAGCGGATGAGCAAGAACATAATGAAACAGCAAAGCCTGAAGTTAATCTTGAAATTACTACAGAACAAGAAACTGTAGAGACAGTTAAGCCATTACATGAAGTTAAGCTTCGACTTGACCTAGATGAGCCACAAACAGAAATTTTACTCTCAAAACCAGAAGAGAGTCAAGCAGTGGAGTCAAGTCATGAATCTtatgaggaaaataatcaaggaaCTGGTACTGCTGAAACAACTGAAACAATTTCATCAGTTAGATATGAAGAAAAAATAGGAGTGGAATGTAAAATATCTGACCAATCAGCAGAAACTGGGCTGTGCTTTAAAGGTGTAGCTGGAGTACCAGTTAGTACAGTGGAGTATGCAACTGAAATACTTCCTACAGACAAAGGTGAATCCCAAGAAGGTGTACTTATAGCTGAAACTGAAGTGTCTGAGCACGTAATGGAGATAATAAAAGCTAGTACTAACCAAGTATCTGTTGAAGGACAAAGAGTAGTGACATCTGAGCTGGTGGCAGAATCACCTACTGAGACTGAAAATAAAACTGAGCCCGAGGTGCTGACACAAGTAATAAATGAACTTAAAGTAGAACCACTGGAGGTCTCTGAATCAAAGGCAGATATAATTGTAGTACCAGAGATTCAAGCAGAAACACCTGTAGTGGCCTCACTGGTAACAGAGCTTGAAGTAGAAATACCGGTGGTCACATCAGCAGAAAAGTTTGTTAATACAGAAGCTCTTGCTTTGACATCAGTAATAAATACATTTCAGTCAGATTTAAAACCAGTCAATGAGCCAGAGATTTCTACAGGCACCACACTGCGAGAAACTCCCACTGAAGTCTCAGGAATACAAACAGCAACAGAATTATCTTTAGTACAAACAGCAGCAATTTCACCAATATTAGAACAGGTATCAGAAAAAGAGGATGCAAACGTCAACAGACCAGTTATACTTGAGgtgacagaaccaaaattagaaatgcTTATGGTAACAGAGGCAATATCGCACACATCAGCAGTCCCTGCACAGGAAGTACAATCAATCAAGGCTTCAGCTCTTGAAACAGAAACCTTAGTAAGAACATGTGTGGAAAAGAAAGTTGAAGCACAAGGCTCTGTTGTGACATCAAGAAAAGAAGACACAGATATGGGGTCCTTAGTTTTGACCACCACAGTCAATGAAGGACAGATAAAAACAGTGATCCCTGTGGTAGAAATGCTAACAGCAACAGACATCCCAGCAATTCAAAAGCCAACTGATGGCCAATTGGTCCAAGAACCAGAAGTGTCCATGGTGGCACAAGAAATAAAGGAAACAAAACTTGAGGCACCAGATGCACCTGATGTTAGTGCATTAAAGATACATGTGGCAAAAGAAACAAGAGTAGAAGCACTGGGAGTGGCTGAACAGATCATAGAAGAAGCAGTTCGGACATCAGTGAAGGAGGACATGCGTTCATCAATATTTACTTTAATTGCTGAAGACCCAGCAGTACCTTCTTGCATAAAACTACCAACATCATCAATGACCCCAGTGGTTCAAACACCAGCAGTGGTTCCAGCAAAGGACCAAAGACCAACTGTTGTCCCTGTGGTAGAAACATTGGCAGTTCACAGTGCAGTAAAGGAAGTGGAAGAACAAACAGGAGTGGAATGTAAAATATCTGACCAACCAGTAGAAACTGGGCTGCGTTTTAAGGGTGTAGCTGAAGTACCAGCTAATACAATGGAGTATGTAAGTGAAATACTTCCTACAGACAAAGCTGAATCCCAAGAAGGTTTGCTTATATCTGAAACTGAAGTGTCTGAGCACGTAATGGAGATAATAAAAGCTAGTACTAACCAAGTATCTGTTGAAGGACAAAGCGTAGTGACATCTGAGCTGGTGGCAGAATCACCTACTGAGACTGAAAATAAAACTGAGCCTGAGGTGCTGACACAAGTAATAAATGAACTTAAAGTAGAACCACTGGAGGTCTCTGAATCAAAAGCAGATATAATTGTAGTACCAGAGATTCAAGCAGAAACACCTGTAGTGGCCTCACTGGTAACAGAGCTTGAAGCAGAAACACCGGTGGTCACATCAGCAGAAAAGTTTGTTAATACAGAAACTCTTGCTTTGACATCAGTAATAAATAAACTTCAGTCGGATTTAAAACCAGTCAATGAGCCAGAGATTTCTACAGGCACCACACTGCGAGAAACTCCCACTGAAGTCTCAGGAATACAAACAGCAACAGAATTATCTTTAGTACAAACAGCAGCAATTTCACCAATATTAGAGCAGGTATCAGAAAAAGAGGATGCAAATGTCAACAGACCAGTTATACTTGAGgtgacagaaccaaaattagaaatgcTTATGGTAACAGAGGCAATATCGCACACATCAGCAGTCCCTGCACAGGAAGTACAATCAATCAAGGTTTCAGCTCTTGAAACAGAAACCTTAGTAAGAACATGTGTGGAAAAGAAAGTTGAAGCACAAGGCTCTGTTGTCCATGAAATGTCTGTTGAATCAGAAGTGTCCATGGTGGCACAAGAAATAAAGGAAACAAAACTTGAGACACCAGATGTGGCTGATACTAATGCATTAAAGATACCTGTGGCAAAAGAAACACGAGTAGAAGCACCTGGAGTGACCAAACAAATCATAAAAGAAGCAGTTCTGACATCAGTGAAAGAGGACACGGGTTCTTCAGTATTTACTTTAATTGCTGAAGACCCAGCAGTGCCTTCTTCCATAAAGGTACCAACAGCATCAATGGCCCCAGTGGTTCAAACACCAACAGTGGTTCCAACAAAGGACCAAAGACCAACTGCTGTCCACGTGGGAGAAACACTGGCAGTTCACAGTGCAGTAAAGGAAgtggaaatgccattcactggactaGAAGTTGAGGAACAACACAGTGATGCACAAGTTGCAGTTAACATTGAAGTTAAACAACCATCAATGACTGAGACTGAAGTAAAAGTAACAGAAATAATTGAACAGGTAACTGCCAGTGCAGAAAAGCCAGTAAATCCCGAAGAAGACTCTAAAAGCACTGAAGAAAGGAGTGGAACGTTAAAAGAGGTTTCTATCCCCATTGTGAAGATAATCAAATCCATACCAGGAGCAAATGATGTAAGGGAGGATGCTGTTGATAATATTAGTGATGATCAGTGTTCCAGGACTAAAGCAAGTGGTGGTTTGCAAGATACAACCATATGCCATGGCAACAAGTGA